Part of the Neorhodopirellula lusitana genome is shown below.
CGAATCAAGCGGCTGCCCAAGACGTTCGGTTTTGTGGTCCCACCGATCGAGAATCGTGCCGTGCTGGCGGGCAGCTTTGCCAGTGAAAAGTTTGCGGGACGCTCGCCGGATGATCACGTCATTGTGCGAGCTTTTGTTGGCGGCGTTCTGCAGCCTGGCATCTTGAAGCTTAACGATGACCAGATTGTTCAACGCGTCGCTGGTGAACTTGGTGAGCTGATTGGGTTGGACACCAGCGAGGATCTGGAATCCTTTGCGGCTTTTACCAAAGTCGTGCGGTGGAACAATGCGATGCCGCAGTATGAAGTGGGGCACCTGGATAAGGTCGCGGAAATTGAGTCAGCGATGAAACAGATTCCCGGTGTTTGGTTGCAAACTAACGCGATTGGTGGCGTGGGCATTGCCCCGGTGATTGGGGCCGCCAAACGCACTGCTCAGGCGATCTTGTCAACGATTCCATCAGTATGACTCGCCTGCGTTAGCTTGGTTGGCAACGTAACGTGATCAATGACAGTTCAGGTCGGCACCGAAGACGCAGCAGGTGGACTCCGCCCAATCCTCGCGACACGTGCATCGTCGTCGGTGCGCGATAGAAGTCGCCTGACGCCCATCGACTGCCGTGCCAACTGGGACTTAATATGGGGCCGACCAATGGAAGGCGACCTTGTCCCCCGTGCGTGTGCCCGCAAAGCATCAAGTCGAAATAATGCTGACGCGCCCAATCGAACTGGTCCGGACTATGACTCAAACAGAGCTGCAAGCAGTTCTCCGATAGGCAATTTATCGCTTCCTGTTCGATCTCGGACTCGGTAGGACGTCCAAACCACGGGTGCTCATTGCCAGCGATTAGAATCTCGGCGTCACGGCAGGATGCCAATTCGCAGCGTCCACCTACATCCGTCCAACCCACCGACTGCATCGCCTTACGAACCGCATTGGGTTCCGACACTCGGGTGTCATGATTCCCAAGAATGAAGTAGCAACCATCCTCAGCGTTGGCTGGCTGAAACAGCTCCGGAAGCCAATCAATGCATTCCTGGACATCAACGATGTCACCCGTTAACGCCATCATTTCAGAGTCAAACTGATTGGCTTGTTCGATCACGTTGGCAATGTAACTGGGATGCACGTGACCGGTCAGATGGATGTCCGACAAGTGTGCGATCCGGTAACCATCGAGCGACGGCGGCAACCCTTGCAACGGAATCTCGACGTGTTCGATCGCAAGGTCGAACATTTGATTTCCAGGAATCCGGCTCGCCATTCGCGCTTTTTGAGTTCGGGCGTATCGCTGTACCGTCGCCGCGTCGGCTTGCTCCGTTTTAATACGTCTTGTTACCGGTGCGTGGTGCACACCCAAGATCGGTCGCCATGCCACCCACAATGCACCCAGTATTCCGCCAGCGACTAGACACGCCACACCATAGATTTGGATCAGGATTGGAACCCGATCCCATTGCCCGTCACCGGTCAGTAATTCCTGCACCGGTTCGCTCACCATCAAGCCGATGATGAACAGCGAAATCCACATTTCGGCGAACAGAATCTTTTCTGTTCGCTTGATCGTCTTGCGTTTCCAGCCCAATGAGTTCAGGCGGTTATAGGCGGCGAGGTGCCAACCAAAATGAGCTAGCACCACTAACGAAATGACGGTCCAAGCAAACACCGGACTCACTGCGGGAGCGGTTGCCGTCGCTGGAAGAGTGGAAAGCGCTAGAAGACTTGAAAGCAGGACGGCCACTCAATTGTCTCGCTGAGGAAGAGCTTTGGGCTTCATCACCGCGATCATTGTTGCCAGCTTCGGATTCAACGAATCATTCCAGCTTTCGATCTGGCACCGAAAGACAGCCAACGCGGCCGTTGGCAAGGCCGCCATCTGTCCGCACAGCCAGCCTGCCGCTTCGCTGATCCCGGGGTTGTGTGCGAGCACTAAAATCGTCTTCGGGCCGGGGGATCGATCGTCGTCGGCAACGATGGTTTCCGTATGCAGCGTTTCGAAGATGGTTTGGGGAGATGAGAGATAAAGTGGACGGCAAATCGCAAGTCTCGGTGGATTCGTCCACTGCTGTAGCATCAGATCCGCTGTCTGCTGAGTTCGCGTCGCCGAAGAACATAGAATCAGATCGGGGCGGTATCCTTGATCCGATAGCCATTGTGCCATTTCAGGAGCATCACGTCGTCCTCGATCGTTGAGCTGGCGATCATGGTCAGCAACTTCAGGTCCCGACCAGTCGCTTTTGGCGTGACGCATTAAAATGAGCCGACGTTGGCCACCGCGTGGAACGGCATCGGAGGGCACTGGGTCGGGGGAATCGTTCGTCGCGCTACTGCGATTCATGAAGATTTCCTTAGGTTAAGAATGTCAGCGAGATCGTTGCAAACTTGGCAAAGCCGCTATAGTAACCACCCCGGCGTTTGAGCGTCACGCCCAACCGTTTCTCTCATCTTTCGTAGGAACCTGTATGTCTTTTCTGATTAATCGCGTCCGCCGTGTTTCGTTTGTGCAGCGATTCGCAGTTATCGCTTGTCTGTTGGTTGTTCCAGTTGAGGCGTCGGCGGAAGATTGGTCCGCTTGGATGGGGGATGCTCGTGAGGGTGTCTATCTAGATGAAACGATCATCGAAGAAATTCCTGGATCGGGCCTGCCTGTCCTTTGGCGCACACCCATTGCTGGCGGCTACGCGGGACCATCTGTGTCCAACGGCAAGGTTTATGTCTTCGACTTTTTGAAGCAGTCCGGGGAAGCGTTCAATGATCCAGGGAAGCGAGCGACTTTGTCCGGTAGCGAACGGCTAATTTGCTTGGACCAAGAAACCGGCAAAGAGTTGTGGGTGCATCAATATGAGTGTCCCTACAGCGTGTCGTATCCAGCGGGGCCACGCTGCACGCCGACGGTGGATGGCGATCTGGTTTACTCGCTAGGCAGCGAAGGTGATCTGCGATGCTTGAAGGCGGAAACCGGCGATTTGGTTTGGAGCAGGTCGTTCAAAGACGACTTCAATGCGGAGGTTCCAATCTGGGGTTTTGCCTCGCACCCATTGATTGATGGCGATTTGCTTTACACGATGGTGGGCGGCGATGGCCAAGGCATTGTGGCGTTTGATAAACGAACCGGCGACGTGCGTTGGAAGAAACTTGATACCACACCCGGATACTGCGCACCCTGCATTATCGAAGCAGCCGGCAAGCGACAGTTGCTCATCTATCACCCACACGGCGTCGATTCGATGAACCCCGAAAATGGAGATTCGTATTGGAACGTTGAAATCTCGCCAGCGTTTGACATGTCCATCGCTCGTCCAATGCGAGACGAAAACTTGTTGTATGTGTCCGGGATTCGGACGGAGTCGGTGATGTTGCGGATGGACGAGAACACCACTTCGGTTAGCGAACTGTGGCGCGGCGAACGGGGCACGTCCGTCTTTTGCTCCAACAGCACGCCAATGTTTGTTGACGGGGTCGTCTACGGAACGGATTGCAACGAAGGCAACCTGATTGCTGTGGATGCGAAAACGGGCGACCGGATTTGGACGACTTTCCAAGCGACTCGCCCAGAAGAAAAACGTTTCGTTAAGCATGGAACCGCGTTCATTACCCGCATCGGCGCGACCGATCGCTATCTGTTGTTCAGCGAGATGGGCGACTTAATCATGGCGAAATTGACCCGCCAGGGATACAAGGAACTCGGCCGTTTCCATGCCGTCGAACCGACTAGCGAAGCATTCGGTCGCGACGTCGTTTGGAGCCACCCAGCCTACGCTGACCAAACCGCGTTCATTCGCAACGACAAAGAAATCATCGCAGTCAGTCTGAAGCGGTAATACTGGGCGTCATAACTGAGCGTCGTAGTGACTGGGGCAAGGCTCCCACCACGAGCCTCCCCAGTTATTCGTTTAGCTTTGCCAGTTGCCGTCGATAACGATTCATGATCTGAAGCGTGGGTGAGTCGCAAGCTCGTCGTTGGATTTGGCAAGTGGGAAGCGAGTAAGGCGTTCAGGTGCTAGGGAAATTCGAATAGCCTGATCGGATTTTTTCCGGGCCACGATATTGGTCAGGCATCGTTGCTTTACATCTCGTCGATCTGCTCGTTCAGGGTGCAGATGTCGTAGGCATAGCCGATGCCGAACAGTCCGCCGGTCACCAGATACAAGAGTCCTGTCATCCACTTGCCCATGTAGAATCGGTGGACGCCGAAAATACCCAAGAAGATCAGCAGCACCCAGGCGACGCTGTAGTCTACTTCGTTGGGTCGATACCGAGACTCCGCTTCGGCTTCCATTGACGGAATCAGGAACAGGTCGATGATCCAGCCGACCAAAAACAGGCCGCCGGTGAAGAACCAAATCGCACCGGTGATCGGCTTACCGAAATAAAATCGGTGAGCTCCGGTGAACCCGATCACCCAAAATAGGTACCCAATCAGTGCCGGGTGCGTTGGCTGCCCGGCTGAACTGAATTCTCGGTCTTGATGTGGGTACGCTGTGTTCCCGCCGCTGGCATTCCCGCTGTTGGCAGATTCGTTGGCGGCGGGTGATTGGTAGGCTTGGTAGGTATTCATTTCTTATTGATTCGCTCGTGGTCGTGGAATATTGGCAAATAGGATGTTTTTTCTGGGGAATGTTTTCGGTTGATGCGTTACGTCGAACTCCATTGTCGCAGTAACTTTTCGTTTCTAGAGGCGGCTTCGCATCCCGACGAGCTGGTCACACGGGCGGCGGAGTTGGGTTATGAAGGCCTCGCCCTGACCGATCGTGAGTCCATCGCGGGCGTCGTGCGAGGTCATGCACCTGCCAAAGAAGCCGGTCTGAAGTACATCGTCGGTACGGAAGTGCATCCGCTGGACACGCCTCCGCTTGTTCTGTGGCCGACCGATCGAGCTGCTTATGGACGAATGTGTCGGCTCCTTTCACTGGGCCGAATGCGGTGCGAAAAAGGGCGCTGTGAACTCCGTTTAGAAGACATTTCCCAATTTTCACAGGGCATTCTGGCGGGCGTCAACTTGGCAAATCCGTCCACATTGGATGCAAATGCTGGGCCAACGGCACCCACGAAGCCGGGAATGCACCCTCGCAAGTTTTTGCGGGGACCGTTTAAAGATATCTTCGCCGATCGCGGCTATTTGCTGGCCTCGTTGCACCGCGGGGTCGATGATGCTGCCCAGGCGGAATGGTTGCGAGAGACCGCCATCGCGTGCGACGTTCCGTTGTTGGCTTGTGGAGATGTTCGGTATCACACGGCGCAGCGGATCGCGGTCCATGACTGTGTAACCGCGATTAACAATGGAACCACGATCGATGCGGTCGCGGCGCAGCGTCTTCCCAACAGTCAGCATCACCTGCGAACTCTTCGTGAAATTGAAGAGGTGTACCATCAGATGCCCGCCGCGATCGCGCGCACGATCGATGTCGCCGACCGGTGTCAGTTCAGTCTCGACGACTTACGGTACGAGTATCCCATCGAAACCGCACCGCCGGGCGTCACACCGATCGAGCACCTCAAGCGACTGACCTGGGAAGGTGCAAAGCAACGTTGGCCCGAAGGCGTTTCGCAACACGTCATCGATATGTTGCGGCATGAAATCACGCTGATCCAGGAGCTGAAATACGAGGCTTACTTTTTGACCGTTTGGGACTTGGTTCGTTTTGCGAGATCCAGAGAAATTCTCTGCCAAGGACGCGGTTCGGCTGCGAACTCGGCGGTGTGTTACTGCTTGGGAATCACCGCGGTGGATCCCACACAAACCGATCTCTTGTTTGAGCGTTTCATCAGCCGAGAGCGGGGGGAGGCTCCTGATATCGATGTCGATTTTGAACACCAACGTCGTGAAGAGGTGTTGCAGTACCTGTACGAAAAGTATGGACGCGATCGAGCCGGGATGACGGCAACGGTCACTTGCTACCGAACGAAGAGCGCGGTTCGTGAAGTCGGTAAATCTCTTGGCGTGTCCCCTGACGTGATCGACTCGGTCGCCAAACTAAGCGGCAGTCACGGTCGCGATACCGAACTGGCGGACCGCTGCCGAGACTCGGGGCTGGATCCCGAGACACCGCTTGGAAAACTATTTCTCTATCTAACAGAAACGTTGGTTGGTTTTCCTCGCCACTTGTCGCAACACGTCGGCGGGATGGTGATGACCGCTGGCAATTTGTGCGAACTGTGCGTGACTGAAAACGCGGCCATGCCAGGCCGCACGGTCATCCAGTGGGACAAGGATGATTTGGATGAACTCGGGATCTTAAAAGTCGATGTATTGGCCTTGGGGATGCTGTCCGCGATTCGTCGATGCTTTGAATTAGTCCGTGAACATCACAATCGCGAGTTATCGCTTTCGACGATCCCGCCCGATGACACCCCGACGTATGACATGATTTGTAAGGCCGATACGATCGGCGTCTTTCAGATTGAAAGTCGGGCGCAAAT
Proteins encoded:
- a CDS encoding metallophosphoesterase, translating into MLAHFGWHLAAYNRLNSLGWKRKTIKRTEKILFAEMWISLFIIGLMVSEPVQELLTGDGQWDRVPILIQIYGVACLVAGGILGALWVAWRPILGVHHAPVTRRIKTEQADAATVQRYARTQKARMASRIPGNQMFDLAIEHVEIPLQGLPPSLDGYRIAHLSDIHLTGHVHPSYIANVIEQANQFDSEMMALTGDIVDVQECIDWLPELFQPANAEDGCYFILGNHDTRVSEPNAVRKAMQSVGWTDVGGRCELASCRDAEILIAGNEHPWFGRPTESEIEQEAINCLSENCLQLCLSHSPDQFDWARQHYFDLMLCGHTHGGQGRLPLVGPILSPSWHGSRWASGDFYRAPTTMHVSRGLGGVHLLRLRCRPELSLITLRCQPS
- a CDS encoding SixA phosphatase family protein, yielding MNRSSATNDSPDPVPSDAVPRGGQRRLILMRHAKSDWSGPEVADHDRQLNDRGRRDAPEMAQWLSDQGYRPDLILCSSATRTQQTADLMLQQWTNPPRLAICRPLYLSSPQTIFETLHTETIVADDDRSPGPKTILVLAHNPGISEAAGWLCGQMAALPTAALAVFRCQIESWNDSLNPKLATMIAVMKPKALPQRDN
- a CDS encoding PQQ-binding-like beta-propeller repeat protein, whose protein sequence is MGDAREGVYLDETIIEEIPGSGLPVLWRTPIAGGYAGPSVSNGKVYVFDFLKQSGEAFNDPGKRATLSGSERLICLDQETGKELWVHQYECPYSVSYPAGPRCTPTVDGDLVYSLGSEGDLRCLKAETGDLVWSRSFKDDFNAEVPIWGFASHPLIDGDLLYTMVGGDGQGIVAFDKRTGDVRWKKLDTTPGYCAPCIIEAAGKRQLLIYHPHGVDSMNPENGDSYWNVEISPAFDMSIARPMRDENLLYVSGIRTESVMLRMDENTTSVSELWRGERGTSVFCSNSTPMFVDGVVYGTDCNEGNLIAVDAKTGDRIWTTFQATRPEEKRFVKHGTAFITRIGATDRYLLFSEMGDLIMAKLTRQGYKELGRFHAVEPTSEAFGRDVVWSHPAYADQTAFIRNDKEIIAVSLKR
- a CDS encoding NINE protein, giving the protein MNTYQAYQSPAANESANSGNASGGNTAYPHQDREFSSAGQPTHPALIGYLFWVIGFTGAHRFYFGKPITGAIWFFTGGLFLVGWIIDLFLIPSMEAEAESRYRPNEVDYSVAWVLLIFLGIFGVHRFYMGKWMTGLLYLVTGGLFGIGYAYDICTLNEQIDEM
- a CDS encoding error-prone DNA polymerase translates to MRYVELHCRSNFSFLEAASHPDELVTRAAELGYEGLALTDRESIAGVVRGHAPAKEAGLKYIVGTEVHPLDTPPLVLWPTDRAAYGRMCRLLSLGRMRCEKGRCELRLEDISQFSQGILAGVNLANPSTLDANAGPTAPTKPGMHPRKFLRGPFKDIFADRGYLLASLHRGVDDAAQAEWLRETAIACDVPLLACGDVRYHTAQRIAVHDCVTAINNGTTIDAVAAQRLPNSQHHLRTLREIEEVYHQMPAAIARTIDVADRCQFSLDDLRYEYPIETAPPGVTPIEHLKRLTWEGAKQRWPEGVSQHVIDMLRHEITLIQELKYEAYFLTVWDLVRFARSREILCQGRGSAANSAVCYCLGITAVDPTQTDLLFERFISRERGEAPDIDVDFEHQRREEVLQYLYEKYGRDRAGMTATVTCYRTKSAVREVGKSLGVSPDVIDSVAKLSGSHGRDTELADRCRDSGLDPETPLGKLFLYLTETLVGFPRHLSQHVGGMVMTAGNLCELCVTENAAMPGRTVIQWDKDDLDELGILKVDVLALGMLSAIRRCFELVREHHNRELSLSTIPPDDTPTYDMICKADTIGVFQIESRAQMSMLPRLRPRCFYDLVIEVAIVRPGPIQGNMVHPFLAAREDPSTAVYPNEAVKRVLEKTLGVPIFQEQAMRLAVVAAGFTPGEADQLRRAMAAWRRPGVIDRFRIKLLEGMKASGLGDEFAEHVFHQIRGFGEYGFPESHAASFALLVYASCYLKRHFPAAFCAALLDSQPMGFYAPSQLVSDARAHGVRVLPVDVNHSDVRTRLMPDANRSGPAIRLGLQMVRGLPTTVADAICQCRNEGGPFADLSDLTHRAGLTRSVIATLADADALASIAQDRRAAVWQSLATEDASTEMPLLSGLQPDCSVPDELIAMSPVEEVHRDYETTGLSLKAHPVSFIRGELDLLRCRPAKDLPSMRDGIHVRVAGLVLMRQRPGTSKGITFVTIEDETGSMNLVIFAAVWKRFFKIARVSNTWLVDGKLENRKGVIHVIVGRIEDLSETLNGLELKTRDFR